In the genome of Stigmatopora nigra isolate UIUO_SnigA chromosome 7, RoL_Snig_1.1, whole genome shotgun sequence, the window tttacattaactgcgatatttgagggattactgtaattccattataatttgagatttttcgccccaaaaaaatggccaaGAAGGAGGAATTTGgtctaaaaatgttaaattaagtactatgaacaaaaaaatcgaCTTTAGGGTGATACTTTTTTCATTAgttttaagtttttaatttagttttggtTAACATTGCATTTATATTTTAGATAAATATAATAGGTGGCTTTAATTAAGGtttaatcattaaaatatatgGAAAATTCAGACATTAAAGACAAATTTTGAAGGTTAAAGTCAAAATTTTGAGACAAATCTGAATTATTAgcgtaaaaaaatgtgtttaatacttAAATAATCCTAATTGGATggaatatttgtaaaaaaaaatgcgtcGTAAGGaggaatattatttaaaaagtttaGGTTAGATGGCTAATTTCAACTGGGAGGGTCGATTAAATTGATTGGATAGGATTGGATGCCATTGAGGGCGCTGTAAAaggactttgattaaaaagtcCTGTAACGGTTACTTCAGGTTCATCTGGAAATTTCCCCGCTAAAGCCCATTTGGCAGAATTTATTGAGGCAAGTGTGTATGTTGTCTGGAACAGCGACGCTTTGTGTGTTTCGTGTCTAAAGTGTTCaatgtgttgatttaaaatgacaataataaaagAGTCCTACTTTGTTAAAGACTGCCTCGCCTCAAGGTGGCGATAGTGAGACCAGAAATTGTGATTGGACGCACTCCCGAGACGAAAAACAATAGAATTAGCGTTAGCATGCTCACCGAAAAtctgaaaaaactgaaaaaacattAGTTATTGGCGCATTAACCTCATTTTTaagtaaatttaaaacaataacatacattttaagcgttatttttttaattatagatatattttccatttttttctcaaattatgAGTAATATGTCAGTTCGGTTATTTGCAAATCTGACCAGTCATGATCATAAACCGCATTAACGTCCCTGAATTCCAGAAATAtgagatttaaaagaaaataatgttctGGGAAGAAGCAccaaaatgcctcaaaatggcCTTCAAACTCCCCCATTTTGTTTCTTGCCAAACATTCCGAAAGCTTGCGTGACAAAATCGATTAACGATCAAAGGAAATGACCTCTAATTCCCCCCGTTTTGAGTCCATTTGCGTGATGTCATAAAAACTGTTTGCTGACACAAAAGAAGCCATTGATCTTTTTCAAaagcttattttctttttgggttGCGTGTTTATTGAaatatggaaatgttttttttgtgagaatCTTGGTTTTCACAGCCTAAAGCCCAAAAATAGCTCCCGAGTCAAAAGTTGAGCATGCAAACACACTTAGCGcatgtatgtacacacacacaaaacgacAAGACGTGTCAGCTCACGCTTGGATAAGCGCACGGTTTCACCAATTGAGATTTGTCGCCCCCTATTGGTCACTTTTATCATCGCTGTCCTTCAGTGTAAAAAAATCTtgttcattttgattttttccGAAATTTCAGACAAAGATAACCcaagtaaacattatttttttgaaccactttatcctcactagggtcgcagggggtgccggaggctATCCCGGCCGACTTCGGAATCCTATCAgagtaccatgcatgtttttggaatgtgggaggacactggagtacctggagaaaacctacgcagacTAGTGGAcaagatgcaaactccatacaggtggaccaacctgaatTCGAACCTACAACCCCAaagctgcgaggccgacgtgctCACCACTCAAGGCGCCaagtaagtataaaaaaaatcacattttaaatgttatgtttatatttttactcatttttgagtaatttatatatatattttccacatTGCACTGTAAAAACCTATCAGGGATCGAACCCTggacctcagaactgcgagaccAACGCATTAACCACTTCTATACCGAGCTTCCCAAGTGTAGTATTTGTATGTTCTCCTCAGGCTTGTGTGGCCTTTCCCTGGGTACTCTATTTTCCActtacatccccaaaacatgctaagctaagctaattgtatccCAAATTGTCACTAGCATGAATGCTAAATAAgcggaagagtggttagcacattggcctcacagttctggagtcgggggttcgatcccaggtgtttagtttgcatgttccctctgggtttgtgtgggtgttctctgggtactccagtttccttccacatcccaaaaacatgcatgctaagctatcTGGCTACAAGTATAGATTTCCCTTGGCTATGATTGGTTACTTACTCGGGCTGTTGTCCCCGCCTACTGCCCGTAGATGactaggataggctctagcaccccctgcgaacctgtCTGGAATTAGCAATGTTGAATAGGAATGAAATTAAGCActgttttcattacattttatttattaatgccAGAATCGTGTTCAATTTGGACCCAAAAAGTCCTTCTTTTGAACCTTTTAGTGTCCTTAATATTCCTGTAAAGTTGTAATGGTGGTGCAAATGAACGTTGACGTTAGCGTAGCCAATTGACGAAGAAGCATCTGACGGCTAAccacaagaaaagaaaacatctgGAAGTTCTCGGCCAGCGTACGTCATTGGCGCGTTGGCCCCGACGAGATTTTAGCGGCACGAAGCCGCGGAAGCGCTAACGCAAAATGACGTGCAGAGAAAAATTCGGGGCTTGATTTTTGCTGCGGCTTTTCGACACGAACAGATGCTCTCTGTCTGCCGGATGTTCTTTGAAAAAGCGGACGAGTACTCGCATCTGGCGTTTTCTGAAgttagaaatgttttatttttattggccaAGTGATTAGCGCGTTGGTGAAGTGGATACTGCGTTGGGcttgcagttttggggtcgagagTTCGATTCCAAAtaggttctcactgtgtggagtttgcatgtctcccctgggcttgtgtaggttttctccaggtacttggGTTCCTCCcaaatgccaaaaacatgcatgctaggttatgctaagctagctagctGGTAAAGTGCTTTGGACAAACAGTTCTAGGGTCAAGAGATTGATCCTTAGTGGGTCATCCCTGTGTGGCTTTTTTGTGGGTATTTGGGTACCTCCtacatgctaaaaaaaatggatgctaagctagctagctaacactTTCCATTGCCCCTAGCTATAAATGGTTGTACTTTGTCTACTTGTGccttctgattggctggccatcaattcaatAGGtagctgggattgactccagcaccccagggagccttgtgaagataaacggtagagaaaatggaaaatatttgtcctTTCCAGTATGGGTTAAAAAATGGGGGcgctttttgacattttactgtactaataacatgttttttttttctttttttgggagtCATGACGTTCGAAGCACGTGCGACAAAGTCAAGGCGTCCGTTTCACCTGCCTGAGTCGCTAATGACAATAATGGATGGAGCCGTCAATCACAGAGGAGACGCCATTACGTGGAGGTCGCCCGAGGCAGCTAATGAGACGTTTCTTCGTTAGCTTCACCGGGAGAACCATGAGGAGTCTTCAGGCTTTGATTGACAAGTACTATTCGTGTTTGACGGACGTTTGGGAAAACTTAGCGTGGAAAAATGACGCTTTGGGCGTTCACTATCAAATAATACAAATTGGTGAgtaattatatttgaaatatttaagcatttttcccccctagcacaaatatattattaattatttattaattaaaaagaatgcAAGAGAAAATTAcctaacaaaaacaattaaaaccaatattaattcaaaatatttaacttttttatttaaaaaatgatttattacacATCCTTAATTATTTTACATACTATTAGattaatatttactattttttttgcatttttttaattagtctCATTGTTCAGTCATTTattataaatacaatttaatgtACTTATGTCTTTCCCATTAATTCTCCATTAAGCTTTTCCTTTTAGGccttgcgggggtgctggagcctaacccagacAACTACAAGGTGGCATTCCAATTGCATGTACGTATCGTATTtaatataatcatatttttacCATGTAAAGATAGGCACTAAATAGTTTAATTTCAGcataaaaatgacttaaaaaccaTTAATTTGTAAGCCATGCTTTAAGCAAGATGGCTGTCCTCATGGCAACAGCAAGGTGAGCTCAAACTAAGTTTTGGGGAATTTTAGGGGGGATCAGCATATGTCTAAAACACGCTGACTCCCCTTTTAAATCCTTTGAAAAGATGATGAAACGCTAACTTTGCGGTTTAAAAGCTCAAGGGGGCCTTGATGGTGGTGCGCTACTGCCCTCTGGTGGCCACGCTAGGTAAATCCTCAAAAAAATCTTACAAGAGACTCAATCTTTATTGAATTTATTAAGTCGTATTCAGACACTGAAAAACCGTCCGGGCTCGAAAGCGTGGTTAAAAGCCGTCGACGACTCTTTCGTATAAAATGAAGAACATGATGATCAACACTGTGTGCAATGCGGTTAAAAGTTCATTTGCAACGTGACACCAGagatttgattattattattttttatcttgcttttgttttgttaataACACTACACAGAGCTAATTagaataatcattttaaaaaaaagaaaaaaaaagaaaaacaccacAGCTTTACCAGTTGGGAGACAAGAAgagaatgaatacaaaataaaaagcagaaCCAACTGTACAATTGTTCGGAATctcttgttttctttgttgtgtggtcattttttctctctcaaaagTTTGGGGGCGGGGTTTAAGGTTTGTTGAGTTGGGATTGGGAATATTTTGGGGGGTGTTAGGAGGGGTTAGTCAAGATAGGGGGCGCCAGGCGTTGTTGTAGTGATAACATGCATACAGGtgtgcactttttaaaaaatggtgggGGGGTTGAGGGGGAAATGgacaaaattagtttttttttttttttagaaattcaGCTATACAAAGTCTTTCGCTATTCTGGACCAAAAGGGGCGGGGTTTGTGAGGAGCAAGTAAGGAAGCtgaagtgagtgtgtgtgtgtgtatttgcggTCAATGGACGTCCGAAAAAACGGCAGGGACGCACGTCACCTGGTGGCGATCTCTAGGTACTGCAGCAAGTGCGGCCTCCGGTTTGGGCCGTCTCGGTCAAGTCGACTCCTCGATTGCGGCCGCTGCCGGCGCTGGCGGCTTGGGGTTCGTTCTTGGGGAGTTTCTTGgctggggtggggggtggggaatTGTGTTAGCGGTTAGCAGTTAGCGCTAGTGGGGATATGTTTGGAGTTTGTTTGCTTACCGATGGCCATGAAGATTTCGTTGACGTTCATGGATGTCTTGGCCGACGTCTCCATGAAGAGGAGACTGTTGTCGTCGGCGTAGGATTGGGCGTCCTGGTGAGAGATGAATTTTGTTATTGATTTGTTTATGGAGAATTAAATAATTTAGCTGTTAAATGGTACTTTTTGTAAATTCTAATTGGCAGTTATTgtgttgtatgtattttttagtttgTAGGTAtggaaatgtaatttatttaatataggGATAGTTGAagaatgactattttttaatttgtattcctTGTTTACAGGAATTCCAGTTTCATAATCCAGTAGTGAAAAGGTAAACAGTCCAAAAATAATGCCTTCATTTCTCATTAGTATTCCTTGTTTACAGGAATTCCAGTTTCATAATCCACTAGTTAAAAGGAAAACGgtccaaaaaatgtatatatattttttttaaactagctTGAAGACAAAAATGCTATCATTTTAAACACccaaaaaatctggaaaatgtacttttaatgaCGCTAGTTTCATAAATTAGCAGCTACCTAATAATATAAAGGGTCCAGCCCTTTCTACATTGATGACTTGTTGACCCACCTGAAAATCGAGCGCCCTCTTGCTAGCAAGATCTGCTTTGTTGCCTGCCAACGCGATAACGATGTTAGGGCTAGCTTGTCTCTGGAGCTCCTTCACCCAGTTTTTTGCCCGCACAAACGACTCCTGGACAGAAATATAAAcattacctctacttacaaacaaaCGTCCCAACTTACAACATATCCCAgaagaaattcaagttacaaagattccaaaaaattcaaacatccacctaatttaaatacactttaggaccctcgaggaccagagttggagACCCCTACTTTGCGATAACATACCTCGTTAGTGATATCGTAGACAACAATGGCGGCCTGAGCGTTTCTGTAGTACATAGGCGCCAGACTATGGTAACGTTCTTGACCAGCTGTGTCCCAGATTTCAAACTTGACCGTCGTGTCGTCCAAGCATACCGTCTGAGTCAGGAAGGCGGCTGTTGGGAAGTCCGACGGCCATAAATACGCTATTGTCGGCCATCTTGGGAGTGGGATTATCAAATCGAGCGGCCCAAACAAACCTCCGATGGTGCTCTCCTGGAATTCGTGGAACTGTCCCTTGACGAAGCGGAGTACCAGACTCGACTTACCCA includes:
- the LOC144198926 gene encoding ras-related protein Rab-5A — its product is MANRGGATRPNGPNAGNKICQFKLVLLGESAVGKSSLVLRFVKGQFHEFQESTIGAAFLTQTVCLDDTTVKFEIWDTAGQERYHSLAPMYYRNAQAAIVVYDITNEESFVRAKNWVKELQRQASPNIVIALAGNKADLASKRALDFQDAQSYADDNSLLFMETSAKTSMNVNEIFMAIAKKLPKNEPQAASAGSGRNRGVDLTETAQTGGRTCCST